The following coding sequences are from one Novosphingobium sp. Gsoil 351 window:
- a CDS encoding DUF305 domain-containing protein: protein MEQMQEKSGMMNPYTSLAIQTLVSGVIMYLVMFVMIDGLSSFYNNLNMVYMTLMMVAPMVILMIVAMKHMFPNKTANLIILGISMVAFLGSFALIRTQTTIGDRAFLRSMIPHHSGAILMCQQASIRDAAVKTLCSNIIRSQRQEIDQMEVILKRM from the coding sequence ATGGAACAGATGCAAGAGAAGTCGGGGATGATGAACCCTTACACCAGCCTCGCGATCCAGACGCTGGTCAGCGGGGTGATCATGTATCTCGTAATGTTCGTCATGATCGACGGCCTCTCGAGCTTCTACAACAATCTCAACATGGTCTACATGACGCTGATGATGGTCGCGCCGATGGTGATACTGATGATCGTCGCGATGAAGCACATGTTCCCGAACAAGACGGCGAACCTGATCATACTTGGGATTTCGATGGTGGCGTTTCTTGGGTCCTTCGCCCTTATCCGGACCCAGACGACGATTGGCGACCGCGCCTTCCTTCGCTCGATGATCCCGCACCATTCTGGAGCGATTCTGATGTGCCAACAGGCCTCCATCCGAGACGCGGCAGTCAAAACGCTTTGCAGCAATATCATCCGTTCGCAGCGCCAGGAGATCGATCAGATGGAAGTCATCCTGAAGCGCATGTGA